The genomic DNA GCGAGATCCTCGGAAGGCGACGCAGGCTCCTGTCCCAGCACGACGACGGGCAGCCTGAGCTGATCGGCGCGGCCCTGACCTACGCGACACAATGGCAGTGGCCCGTACTCCCGGGCGCGGCGGCGGACCCGCGGTCGCGGTCGCGCTGCGGCTGCCCCGACCCCGAGTGCACGGTGCCGGGCGCGCATCCCTTCGACCCCGGTCTCCTCGCGGCGACCACCAATGCGCGCATGGTGCGCTGGTGGTGGACCAACCGGCCGGCCGCGCCGATCGTCCTGGCCACCGGGGGCAGCGCCCCGTGTGCCGTCTCCCTGCCCGCCCTGCCGGCCGCCCACGCCCTCGCCGCGCTCGACCGCGACGGGCTGCGGCTCGGCCCGGTCGTCGCCTCGCCCACGCGCTGGTCGCTGCTGGTCAGGCCGTACTCCATGGAGCAGTTGGGAGAGCTGCTCTACGCCAAGGACTTCGTCCCCGGCTCCCTGCGCTTCCACGGTGAGGGCGGCTACCTCGCGCTGCCCCCGTCCGAGACCGGCAGCGGCGCCGTCCGCTGGGAGCGGGCGCCGCTGCCCGGCTCCGCCTCGCCCTGGGTGCCCGACGTGGAGGCCGTGGTGGACGCGGTGGTCGACGCCCTCACTCGTACGGGTGTGAGCGCGCCCGAGTTGTAGGGGTGTCCGGCGCGCGCCGGGTCCGCGACCGCCCTCGGTCGTTATCGTCCGCCCCATGCCGCTTCATGCACGGGAGCACCGCGCCGTCGGACCCCACCGCGCCGGGACACGCCGCGGCGGGCCGGACCGACGGCGGATCCGTCTGTACGGGCTCGCGGTGGTCGTGGTGTGTGCGGTCGTACTGCCGTTCGCGGTGGCGTCCGCGGGGCCGTCGGGCGACGACACGGACGGGGAGACCGCGGTGACCGTCCCGCTCCTCGCCCGGGGCGGTGACGGCAAGGCGTCCGCGGTCCCGGCCGCGGAGGGGACCGCGCCCACCCGTCCGCCGCTGCCGCCCGGCCCCGCGCTGGCCGCGCGCTGCGGTCCCGAACTCACCTCCCCCGCGGGCGTCGAGGCGCAGACCTGTGTCCTGGCCCGGGGCTCGGAGACCTGGGCGCGGACCTACTACCGCAACGCCACCGGCGGCCCGCTCGAGACCGTACTGAGCCTCATGGGGCCCGGCGGACGAAGCGTGCGGATGAGCTGTGCGGTGAGCGCCGAGGACGCGCCGGGCACCTGCGAGACGCCGCCGGGGGACACCGGCGGCGCGAGCCGCGGCGGGCTGGCGGGGTACTCCGCGGTCGCGGAGTTCGCGCGCCGGGCCGGGTACGGGCCGTTGCTGCTGCGTGCCGGGAGCGGTGCGGACGGCGCGAGCAAACACCCTGCGGAAACGGGGAGTTGACCGGCGACTGCGTTGCGTGTGCGACCGCGGTCATGGAAAGACCCGGTTGCTGGCGACGGGGGATGCACCAGCAACCGGGCTACTGAAACGGTAACAAGAGATCGGCGGTTAGCAAATTCGATCTCCTGTTTTCCGGTCACCGACTGGCCTGTCCCTACCGGGAGTTGTGACTGGAGTCACCCGTCCACGGGTCGCCGCCCGGCTGACCGGTCGGTCAGCCGGGGGCGGGCCGGTGCGGCTGTGCGTCAGCTGAGAGTGACCTGCCGGTTGGTCAGGCCGCCGCGCGCCCGGCGCTCGTCGTGCGTGAGCGGAGCGTCGGCGGCCAGCGCCTCGGCGAGCCGCTCGGCGAACTCCGCGGCCGGCTTCTCGATGTCCTGCGCGGTGACCTCGCTCGGCAGGTCCCACACCGGCACCGTAAGACCGTGGGCGCGGAAGGAGCCGACGAGGCGGGTGCTCTCGCCGAGGGACGACCGGCCCGCGGCGT from Streptomyces sp. CB09001 includes the following:
- a CDS encoding bifunctional DNA primase/polymerase, whose protein sequence is MREILGRRRRLLSQHDDGQPELIGAALTYATQWQWPVLPGAAADPRSRSRCGCPDPECTVPGAHPFDPGLLAATTNARMVRWWWTNRPAAPIVLATGGSAPCAVSLPALPAAHALAALDRDGLRLGPVVASPTRWSLLVRPYSMEQLGELLYAKDFVPGSLRFHGEGGYLALPPSETGSGAVRWERAPLPGSASPWVPDVEAVVDAVVDALTRTGVSAPEL